In the Solanum pennellii chromosome 5, SPENNV200 genome, one interval contains:
- the LOC107019044 gene encoding glutamine synthetase-like: MSMISDLINLNLSECTKKIIAEYIWIGGSGTDLRSKARTLSGPVKDPSELPKWNYDGSSTGQASGEDSEVILYPQAIFKDPFRRGDNILVMCDAYTPAGNPIPTNKRHNAAKIFSNPVVAAEEPWYGIEQEYTLLQKEVNWPLGWPIGGFPGPQGPYYCGIGAANAFGRDIVDSHYKACLYAGINISGVNGEVMPGQWEFQVGPAVGISAGDEVWAARYILERIAEVAGVVVSFDPKPIPGDWNGAGAHANYSTKSMREDGGYEIIKKAIEKLGLRHKEHIAAYGEGNERRLTGKHETADINSFKWGVANRGCSVRVGRDTEKAGKGYFEDRRPASNMDPYTVTSMIAETTIVWKP; the protein is encoded by the exons ATGTCTATGATTTCAGATCTCATCAATCTTAATTTATCTGAATGCACTAAGAAAATTATTGCCGAATACATATG gATTGGTGGATCAGGCACTGATCTCAGGAGCAAAGCCAGG ACTCTTTCAGGTCCTGTTAAGGATCCTTCAGAGCTTCCAAAATGGAACTATGACGGATCTAGCACAGGGCAAGCTTCTGGAGAAGACAGTGAAGTGATCCTATA TCCTCAAGCTATTTTCAAGGATCCATTCAGGAGAGGTGATAATATTTTG GTCATGTGTGATGCTTACACTCCAGCTGGTAATCCCATTCCAACAAACAAGAGGCACAATGCAGCCAAGATTTTCAGCAACCCTGTTGTTGCTGCTGAAGAACCATG GTATGGTATCGAGCAAGAGTACACGTTGTTGCAGAAAGAGGTTAACTGGCCTCTCGGATGGCCTATTGGAGGTTTCCCTGGACCTCAG GGACCTTACTACTGTGGAATTGGAGCTGCCAATGCTTTTGGACGCGATATAGTTGACTCACATTATAAGGCATGTCTTTACGCTGGAATTAACATCAGCGGTGTCAATGGGGAAGTGATGCCTGGACAG TGGGAATTCCAAGTTGGTCCTGCTGTTGGTATCTCAGCTGGTGACGAAGTGTGGGCTGCACGTTACATTCTCGAG AGGATTGCTGAGGTTGCTGGAGTCGTTGTTTCATTTGACCCAAAACCTATCCCT GGTGATTGGAACGGTGCTGGTGCACACGCAAACTACAG TACTAAGTCTATGAGGGAAGATGGAGGCTATGAAATCATCAAAAAGGCTATTGAGAAGCTTGGATTAAGGCACAAAGAGCACATTGCTGCATATGGTGAAGGCAATGAACGTCGTCTCACTGGAAAACATGAAACAGCTGATATCAACTCGTTCAAATGG GGTGTTGCCAATCGTGGCTGCTCAGTTCGTGTAGGTAGAGATACAGAGAAGGCAGGGAAGGGATATTTCGAGGACAGGAGGCCTGCTTCGAACATGGATCCCTACACTGTTACATCCATGATTGCTGAGACCACAATTGTCTGGAAACCTTAA
- the LOC107020808 gene encoding aspartic proteinase PCS1-like, whose translation MDSSSSKKFLLLFVTFLNFFYILLAKHTPFSMSFPLISTQLSHNSSSKALFLSSLMANSHQNTNTKVMPRVPSLNYKSTFKYSMALIITLPIGTPPQNQQMVLDTGSQLSWIQCHKKIPKIPPPTTSFDPSLSSSFSVLPCSHPLCKPRIPDFTLPTSCDQNRLCHYSYFYADGTLAEGNLVREKITFSRSQSTPPLILGCATESDDAEGILGMNLGRFSFASQAKVTKFSYCVPIRQGNHTVKPTGTFYLGQNPNSRMFRYVNLLTFPQSQRMPNLDPLAYTVGMVGIKIGEKKLNISTRVFRPNAGGSGQTIVDSGTEYTFLVEEAYNKVREEIVRLVGRKMKRGYVFGDALDMCFDSVHSIEIGRLIGDMTLQFENGVEILINKERMLDEVEGGIHCVGIGRSESLGIASNIIGNFHQQNLWVEFDLRNRRVGFGKGECSIQV comes from the coding sequence atggattcttcatcttcaaaaaaatttcttctccTCTTTGTAacattcttgaattttttctacattttattAGCAAAACATACCCCTTTTTCTATGTCATTTCCTCTTATTTCAACACAATtatcacataattcatcatctaAAGCTCTTTTTCTATCATCTCTTATGGCAAATTCTCatcaaaatacaaatacaaaagtTATGCCTAGAGTTCCATCTTTGAATTATAAATCAACTTTTAAATATTCTATGGCTCTTATTATTACACTTCCTATAGGTACACCAccacaaaatcaacaaatggTTTTGGATACTGGTAGTCAACTTTCTTGGATTCAGTGTcataaaaaaattccaaaaataccCCCGCCAACGACGTCGTTTGATCCTTCTTTGTCCTCTTCTTTTTCCGTCCTTCCTTGTAGTCATCCTTTGTGTAAGCCGCGAATTCCCGATTTTACCCTTCCAACGTCGTGTGACCAAAATCGATTGTGTCATTACTCGTATTTTTATGCTGATGGTACACTGGCTGAGGGTAATCTTGTCCgtgaaaaaattacattttcacGTTCCCAAAGTACCCCTCCTTTGATTCTTGGTTGCGCTACCGAGTCCGATGATGCtgagggtattttgggtatgaATCTTGGAAGGTTCTCATTTGCCTCCCAAGCCAAGGTAACAAAATTCTCGTATTGCGTGCCGATTCGACAAGGTAACCATACGGTTAAACCTACTGGAACATTCTACCTAGGGCAAAACCCGAATTCACGTATGTTTAGATACGTGAATTTGTTGACTTTTCCTCAAAGTCAACGCATGCCTAATTTGGACCCCCTAGCATACACAGTTGGTATGGTAGGGATAAAAATTGGCGAAAAGAAATTGAATATCTCTACAAGGGTTTTTCGGCCGAATGCTGGTGGCTCAGGTCAGACGATTGTCGATTCAGGCACGGAATACACTTTTTTGGTGGAAGAAGCGTATAATAAGGTGCGAGAAGAAATTGTTAGGTTAGTTGGTCGGAAAATGAAGAGAGGTTACGTGTTCGGTGATGCGCTCGACATGTGTTTCGATAGCGTCCATTCGATAGAAATTGGACGATTGATAGGTGACATGACATTGCAATTTGAAAATGGAGTTGAGATTTTGATCAATAAGGAAAGGATGTTAGATGAAGTGGAGGGTGGGATCCATTGTGTTGGGATCGGACGGTCAGAATCACTTGGTATTGCAAGTAATATTATTGGCAATTTTCATCAGCAAAATCTATGGGTAGAATTTGATTTGAGAAATCGAAGAGTGGGGTTTGGAAAAGGTGAGTGTAGTATACAAGTGTAA